A genomic region of Gossypium hirsutum isolate 1008001.06 chromosome D01, Gossypium_hirsutum_v2.1, whole genome shotgun sequence contains the following coding sequences:
- the LOC107921604 gene encoding coiled-coil domain-containing protein 102A-like, producing the protein MAILQNLQEEDIEWKAPWLLPDEILYRCGNFDWVPLLGIWGAIGYAPLLVLRQYRSRQFIPATQGLAECEFSYGGDRYKKRIREVSNAWNQTRQMKRLAVGPMTTSEYDEWRVRRVNDNISKSSYEGKLEKQIEQIEEEKTNLRLDADVQKLEMERLRKGKARAEEDLDSLKTDYKKLRSSMKTAGLGKTSEQWCKEIQEEKNKADRWERRFQEVQTQNETLKRSLSENQKEKGELENRVSELEESLHRHRNRNSVMELKASLNRIEEMKGRIEELEAALRSCEIRIEHLESNEDRQDEQLHYFQNQVRDRYHIMGEAVLQIQEVADHLQTLAVQADVLSMKYELESSRG; encoded by the exons ATGGCAATTCTTCAGAACCTGCAAGAAGAGGACATTGAATGGAAAGCTCCGTGGTTACTTCCGGACGAAATTTTGTACCGGTGTGGtaattttgattgggtccctttgcTTGGAATCTGGGGAGCTATTGGCTATGCCCCGTTATTAGTGCTCAGACAGTACAGGTCAAGACAGTTTATACCCGCAACCCAAGGGCTAGCCGAGTGTGAATTCTCGTATGGGGGTGATCGCTACAAAAAGAGGATTCGAGAGGTATCCAATGCGTGGAATCAGACTCGTCAAATGAAGCGATTGGCTGTAGGACCAATGACGACCTCTGAATATGATGAATGGAGGGTCAGAAGAGTCAACGACAATATCTCCAAATCAAGCTACGAAGGCA AGTTGGAAAAACAGATAGAGcaaatagaggaagaaaaaacAAACTTAAGGTTAGATGCAGATGTCCAGAAGCTCGAGATGGAGCGATTAAGAAAAGGAAAAGCTAGGGCTGAAGAAGATCTAGACAGTTtgaaaacagattacaagaagttacGATCATCAATGAAGACTGCCGGGTTGGGAAAGACTTCTGAACAGTGGTGTAAAGAGATTCAAGAAGAAAAGAACAAAGCTGATAGATGGGAAAGGAGGTTTCAAGAAGTTCAAACACAGAATGAGACTTTAAAGAGGAGTCTGTCAGAGAATCAGAAGGAAAAAGGAGAACTAGAGAATAGAGTGTCTGAGTTAGAAGAATCTCTCCATCGGCATCGAAATCGAAATTCTGTGATGGAATTGAAGGCAAGCCTAAATAGAATTGAAGAGATGAAAGGAAGAATTGAAGAGTTAGAAGCAGCATTGCGAAGTTGCGAGATTCGGATTGAGCACTTGGAATCTAATGAAGATCGTCAAGACGAGCAGTTGCACTACTTTCAGAACCAAGTAAGAGATAGATATCACATTATGGGAGAAGCCGTGCTTCAAATCCAGGAGGTGGCTGATCACCTACAGACGTTAGCAGTACAAGCTGATGTGTTAAGCATGAAATACGAATTAGAGTCAAGTCGAGGATAG